A genome region from Methanococcoides burtonii DSM 6242 includes the following:
- a CDS encoding succinate dehydrogenase/fumarate reductase iron-sulfur subunit yields MTFRYACRGAVCGSCGMLINRIPRLACKMQISEMRKEPTNEENLEVLITNKRTELDNSVILIEPLPTLRVIRDLVVDMEPFYSLVEDIKPWLEMKENVPEKENLIDRDTQVKIEQYTNCILCALCHGSCPVAAKDKQYYGPAALAKAWRFYLDPREKEESKQECIAIVDSESGVGGVIPNTNVLLFVQKRSHRPLQ; encoded by the coding sequence CTGACATTCCGATATGCATGCAGAGGTGCTGTCTGTGGTAGCTGCGGTATGCTGATCAATCGAATTCCAAGGCTTGCCTGTAAAATGCAGATATCTGAGATGAGAAAGGAGCCAACAAATGAAGAGAATCTGGAAGTTCTTATCACTAACAAAAGAACGGAGCTAGACAATAGTGTCATCCTGATAGAACCATTGCCTACCCTGAGAGTTATAAGAGACCTTGTGGTAGATATGGAACCTTTCTATTCACTGGTTGAAGATATAAAACCCTGGCTTGAGATGAAGGAAAATGTACCGGAAAAAGAGAATCTTATAGACAGGGATACTCAGGTAAAGATAGAGCAATATACCAATTGTATCCTATGTGCACTCTGCCATGGCTCATGTCCGGTCGCAGCTAAGGATAAACAGTATTATGGTCCTGCTGCACTCGCAAAAGCATGGAGGTTCTATCTTGATCCAAGGGAGAAAGAGGAAAGTAAACAGGAATGCATTGCCATAGTTGACTCAGAATCAGGAGTGGGGGGTGTGATACCGAATACAAATGTGTTGCTGTTTGTCCAAAAAAGGTCGCACCGACCCTTGCAATAA
- a CDS encoding sulfurtransferase TusA family protein, protein MADMEIDTRGETCPVPLVECRKALRKASEGDEVTILGTHPASKKEIPMACKALGLEVIDIEEDGKEWKIKIRK, encoded by the coding sequence ATGGCAGATATGGAGATAGACACCCGAGGGGAAACCTGCCCCGTACCTCTTGTAGAATGTCGAAAGGCATTGAGAAAGGCATCAGAGGGTGATGAAGTAACTATTCTTGGAACACATCCGGCTTCAAAGAAAGAAATTCCTATGGCTTGCAAGGCACTTGGACTGGAAGTCATCGATATAGAAGAAGACGGTAAAGAGTGGAAGATAAAAATACGAAAATGA
- a CDS encoding COG1361 S-layer family protein, with the protein MKNYKRPIGILVLLMVFFVALAPILAGAASSSSTLRADLLRYDPYPAEIGAYVDVWIKVENFASGTAEDVTIKIEPDYPLSLDSESNAMENFGILPPDRAAIHAYRLYVDDGAKAGTGSFDILYRSSDESSWQESTFNIKVGSTTFDSKGTVALSNIIASPEVFMPGDEGSVSFTLTNTAQQSTILIDDVNYDTFARVQSATLTGTDMITVTSQPYEGKGVLGPGDFVQVTYNIKVSDSIEDGTYFLDLVMIGNSHSFNNNWMVPVVVESASVKVIPSMPLVLENGKANLEFDVANIHPNALSSVLVELEADGVDFLPQEYFVGSMDSDELFTIEIEAQAEDPDKTGPVNLTINTNYRNGLNEHDEVVVTRVLTLKHVDEDNDHTTLIVLLAGVLIVVAAYYLYRKKGLRISMES; encoded by the coding sequence GTGAAAAACTATAAAAGACCAATCGGAATTCTGGTATTGTTAATGGTATTTTTTGTTGCTTTAGCTCCCATACTTGCCGGTGCAGCCTCTTCCAGCAGTACATTAAGGGCAGACCTCTTGAGGTACGATCCTTATCCTGCAGAAATAGGTGCTTACGTGGATGTATGGATAAAAGTTGAAAATTTTGCATCCGGGACTGCTGAAGATGTTACAATAAAGATCGAACCTGATTATCCTTTATCACTGGATTCAGAAAGCAATGCCATGGAAAATTTCGGCATATTACCTCCTGACAGGGCTGCTATCCATGCATATCGTCTTTATGTGGACGATGGCGCAAAGGCAGGTACAGGAAGTTTTGACATATTGTATCGTTCAAGTGATGAATCCTCCTGGCAAGAAAGCACTTTTAATATCAAAGTAGGCTCCACCACTTTTGATAGCAAAGGTACTGTTGCACTCTCGAATATAATCGCTTCACCTGAGGTATTTATGCCCGGTGATGAGGGTAGTGTTAGCTTTACCCTGACAAATACTGCTCAACAGAGTACGATCCTTATTGATGATGTGAACTACGATACTTTTGCAAGGGTACAATCCGCAACACTAACAGGTACTGATATGATCACTGTTACAAGTCAACCTTATGAAGGCAAGGGTGTGCTTGGACCGGGAGATTTCGTGCAGGTTACTTATAATATCAAGGTAAGTGATTCCATAGAAGATGGTACTTATTTCCTTGATCTTGTCATGATAGGTAACTCTCACTCTTTTAATAACAACTGGATGGTACCTGTTGTTGTGGAATCCGCGTCTGTGAAGGTAATTCCCTCCATGCCCCTTGTTCTGGAGAATGGAAAGGCGAACCTGGAGTTCGATGTTGCGAACATCCATCCAAATGCACTATCTTCTGTGCTTGTAGAACTTGAAGCAGATGGTGTGGACTTCCTTCCGCAGGAATATTTTGTTGGCTCAATGGACTCGGATGAACTTTTTACCATTGAGATCGAAGCACAGGCAGAAGACCCTGATAAGACCGGTCCGGTGAACCTTACTATCAATACGAATTACAGGAATGGTCTGAATGAACACGATGAAGTTGTCGTGACACGTGTCCTTACATTGAAACATGTGGATGAGGACAATGATCACACTACACTTATTGTCCTGTTGGCTGGAGTTCTCATTGTAGTTGCTGCTTATTACTTGTACCGCAAGAAAGGTCTAAGGATATCAATGGAAAGCTGA
- a CDS encoding IS1-like element ISMbu3 family transposase (programmed frameshift), protein MNCPRCKSSNHKKNGKIDGRQRYKCHDCGYSYSVEIKSTASPMSVKRQALQLYLEGLGFRSIGRFLGVSHVSVQKWIKKFGRELEDLKSENEISIVELDEMHTYIGNKKYCWIWIAVDRDGKRFIDCSFGSRGTETGLKLWKKLKGKEIGEVMTDHWRAYAEFVPEKIHTQSKAETYTVEGYNSIFRHFLARLRRKSKCYTKSLEMLKYSVLLLMKYRNKELAMFN, encoded by the exons ATGAACTGTCCCAGGTGCAAGAGCTCAAATCATAAAAAGAACGGTAAAATCGATGGACGCCAACGCTACAAATGCCATGATTGTGGGTATAGCTATTCAGTAGAGATTAAATCAACTGCTAGTCCCATGTCTGTTAAACGGCAGGCTTTACAACTCTATCTCGAAGGATTAGGATTTCGTTCAATTGGACGTTTTTTAGGAGTTAGCCACGTTTCTGTCCAAAAATGGATAAAGAAGTTTGGTCGTGAATTAGAGGATCTAAAGAGCGAAAATGAAATATCGATTGTTGAATTAGATGAAATGCACACTTATATTGGGAAC AAAAAATATTGTTGGATCTGGATTGCTGTTGATAGAGATGGAAAAAGGTTCATCGACTGCTCTTTTGGTAGCAGGGGAACGGAAACAGGACTAAAACTCTGGAAAAAATTAAAGGGGAAGGAGATTGGAGAAGTGATGACTGATCACTGGAGGGCATATGCAGAGTTTGTTCCAGAGAAAATTCACACTCAATCCAAAGCTGAAACATATACTGTTGAAGGATATAACAGCATATTCAGGCACTTTCTGGCAAGATTGAGAAGAAAGTCAAAGTGTTATACTAAGAGTCTTGAAATGTTGAAGTACTCTGTTCTTCTTTTGATGAAGTACAGAAATAAAGAATTAGCGATGTTTAATTAA
- a CDS encoding ABC transporter ATP-binding protein: protein MKTIENPENDDPAVVRANDVCRSYQVGDMMVPVLKNVNLVVKKGEFVAIMGPSGSGKSTLMNLIGCLDRPTCGSVSLMGTDVSTISDDELARLRGLEIGFVFQSFNLVPRLTALENVELPTYANSRPGVDTRKRAKELLELVGLEDRINYRPTELSGGQSQRVAVARSLINDPSLILADEPTGNLDSKTGKEIMDLFTELNKKGRTVIMITHDPNLAKVYADRVINLKDGYIEDRIDVTN from the coding sequence TTGAAAACTATAGAGAACCCGGAAAATGATGATCCTGCTGTTGTAAGAGCGAATGACGTTTGTCGTTCTTATCAGGTAGGTGATATGATGGTCCCGGTTCTTAAAAATGTGAACCTGGTTGTTAAAAAAGGAGAATTTGTAGCCATAATGGGTCCTTCGGGTTCAGGTAAAAGTACACTTATGAACCTGATAGGTTGTCTGGACCGGCCTACATGTGGTAGCGTTTCATTAATGGGAACTGATGTGAGCACAATTTCTGATGACGAACTGGCAAGACTCCGGGGGCTGGAAATTGGTTTTGTGTTCCAGAGCTTCAATCTTGTTCCGAGGCTGACAGCACTTGAGAATGTAGAACTTCCGACCTATGCCAATAGCAGGCCAGGTGTTGATACTCGAAAACGTGCAAAAGAGCTTCTGGAATTGGTGGGGTTGGAAGACCGAATTAATTACCGTCCAACTGAACTTTCAGGTGGTCAATCTCAGAGAGTGGCTGTTGCACGTTCGCTGATAAATGATCCCTCTCTGATACTGGCGGATGAGCCTACCGGAAACCTTGATTCAAAAACCGGTAAAGAAATCATGGACCTGTTCACCGAACTCAACAAAAAAGGGCGTACTGTTATAATGATCACACATGATCCTAATCTTGCAAAAGTATATGCTGACAGGGTGATAAACCTGAAAGACGGATATATCGAAGACCGTATTGATGTTACTAATTGA
- a CDS encoding DUF367 family protein → MKKQIDKDYHLHIFHAKQCDPKKCTGKKMARFELARIFDKVQKIPRGSILLDPMAKQALSPADKHEQNITVLDCSWETVEEVFPHLMRLHLQHRALPYLVATNPVNFGRPFKLTSVEAFAAALYILGNKKQAEKILSKFNWGHVFLDMNKEPLEDYSKAKDSNEIIKIQSEYM, encoded by the coding sequence ATGAAGAAGCAGATAGATAAAGATTATCACCTTCACATTTTCCATGCTAAACAGTGTGATCCGAAAAAATGTACCGGGAAAAAGATGGCGCGTTTTGAACTTGCCCGCATCTTCGACAAAGTACAGAAAATCCCTCGCGGCTCTATTTTACTAGACCCTATGGCAAAGCAGGCATTGTCCCCTGCAGACAAGCACGAACAGAACATCACCGTACTGGATTGCTCCTGGGAGACAGTAGAAGAAGTATTCCCACATCTTATGAGATTACATCTGCAACATCGTGCCCTTCCCTACCTCGTAGCTACTAATCCAGTCAATTTCGGAAGACCTTTCAAGCTCACATCAGTGGAAGCATTTGCAGCAGCACTTTACATCCTGGGTAACAAAAAGCAGGCTGAAAAGATACTGTCAAAGTTCAACTGGGGACATGTGTTCCTTGATATGAACAAAGAGCCACTTGAAGATTATTCAAAAGCTAAGGACAGTAATGAGATCATAAAGATACAAAGCGAATACATGTGA
- a CDS encoding glutamate synthase-related protein has protein sequence MTEYRCNVCNVFEYDDTRGDSNTEMKPGTKPEDFPDDWRCPICGADKNHQMPAEKKEVEHVTSKEIVTCVKCGTKSKITVSALEDADVKSYLGEWKRTKDEFETFMEDIHKISITGESIIEPMRTKQDVISWNDILIKSAQLAKMPLNEDVTVNTTTTIGPHAKYPLVIETPVFITHMSFGALSKEVKQALSKGSAAVRTAMCSGEGGILKENMETAYKYIFEYVPNKYSVTEENLKKVDAIEIKIGQSAKPGMGGHLPAEKVTSELAEIRGFPESTDIVSPANFDDIRNKDDLKKKVEWLRETSGGKPIGIKIAAGNIEADLEVAIYAKPDFITIDGRPGATAAALKFVKNSTSIPTIFALWRARRYLDEKGIKDISLIITGGFRISPDYAKALALGADAIAIGTAALMACACQQYRLCDTGKCPVGVTTQDPELRSRLKIDISAKKLENFLKVSTKELEAFARLTGNDDVHKLGVKDLCTTNSEISGHTEIEHV, from the coding sequence ATGACGGAATACCGCTGCAATGTCTGTAATGTCTTTGAGTACGATGATACAAGGGGGGACTCGAACACAGAAATGAAACCGGGAACTAAACCGGAAGATTTTCCTGATGACTGGAGATGTCCGATTTGTGGTGCTGACAAGAACCACCAGATGCCAGCCGAGAAGAAAGAAGTTGAACATGTGACATCAAAAGAGATCGTTACATGTGTTAAATGTGGCACCAAGAGTAAAATAACTGTTTCTGCCCTTGAGGATGCGGATGTTAAAAGCTATCTTGGAGAATGGAAGCGAACAAAGGATGAGTTCGAGACATTCATGGAGGATATCCACAAGATATCGATCACAGGGGAATCGATAATTGAACCCATGAGAACAAAGCAGGATGTGATATCCTGGAATGATATACTCATAAAAAGTGCACAACTTGCCAAAATGCCTCTGAACGAAGATGTGACAGTGAACACCACTACCACTATCGGACCACATGCGAAATATCCCCTTGTCATTGAAACACCTGTATTCATCACACACATGTCCTTCGGTGCTCTCTCAAAAGAAGTGAAACAGGCACTTTCAAAGGGAAGCGCAGCTGTAAGAACAGCAATGTGCTCAGGGGAAGGCGGGATCCTGAAAGAGAATATGGAAACTGCATACAAGTATATTTTCGAGTATGTTCCGAACAAATACAGTGTGACGGAAGAGAACCTTAAGAAAGTAGATGCTATCGAAATAAAAATAGGCCAATCTGCCAAACCCGGAATGGGAGGACATCTACCTGCCGAAAAAGTAACTTCCGAACTGGCGGAGATCAGAGGATTTCCCGAAAGTACTGACATTGTAAGCCCCGCTAACTTTGACGACATCAGGAACAAGGATGATCTGAAGAAGAAAGTGGAATGGCTAAGGGAAACTTCCGGCGGCAAACCTATCGGAATTAAGATCGCAGCCGGGAACATTGAAGCTGACCTTGAAGTTGCTATTTATGCAAAACCCGATTTCATCACCATTGATGGCAGGCCAGGAGCGACTGCAGCGGCATTGAAGTTTGTCAAGAACTCTACATCCATCCCAACTATTTTCGCACTCTGGCGTGCAAGGAGATACCTGGATGAGAAAGGGATCAAGGATATCTCATTGATCATAACCGGCGGTTTCAGGATCTCACCTGATTATGCAAAGGCCCTTGCATTGGGAGCAGATGCCATAGCAATTGGCACAGCCGCACTTATGGCATGTGCATGCCAGCAATACCGGCTGTGTGATACGGGGAAATGCCCGGTAGGAGTAACAACGCAGGACCCGGAACTTCGATCAAGGCTCAAGATCGACATTTCTGCGAAAAAACTGGAAAATTTCCTGAAGGTCTCTACAAAGGAACTTGAAGCATTCGCAAGACTGACAGGAAATGATGATGTTCATAAACTTGGTGTAAAAGACCTTTGTACGACAAATTCGGAGATATCGGGCCATACCGAAATAGAACACGTCTAA
- a CDS encoding class I SAM-dependent methyltransferase — protein MNVKETVRIHSRPTGEEGKEIGLKMNEHHFKLWGWGLNHVSVEPDSSILDVGCGGGRAVSILAELAEKGKIYGVDHSQDMVDLATEYNSKEIGIGRVTIMESSVSELPFPYDKFDLVTAFETCYFWPDLEEGLREIKRVLKKGGTLLIVNEMYDHELFAERNTPYNTAKGMNIYSAEEYRKALNSAGFLAVEIDEVPEDNWITVVAKK, from the coding sequence ATGAATGTTAAGGAAACGGTCAGGATACATTCCAGGCCAACAGGGGAAGAAGGCAAGGAGATTGGTCTGAAAATGAACGAACATCATTTTAAGCTATGGGGATGGGGACTCAATCATGTTAGTGTTGAACCTGACTCCAGCATACTTGATGTTGGATGTGGCGGCGGTCGTGCTGTCAGCATCCTTGCAGAACTTGCAGAAAAGGGCAAGATCTATGGTGTCGATCATTCACAGGATATGGTGGATCTTGCTACTGAATACAACAGTAAGGAAATAGGCATTGGACGTGTGACCATCATGGAGTCCTCGGTCTCAGAACTACCGTTCCCGTATGATAAATTTGATCTTGTGACCGCATTTGAAACCTGCTATTTCTGGCCGGACCTTGAGGAAGGTCTAAGGGAGATCAAGCGTGTTCTCAAAAAAGGTGGTACGCTTCTGATCGTCAATGAAATGTACGACCATGAACTTTTTGCTGAGCGTAATACTCCTTATAATACTGCAAAAGGAATGAACATCTATTCTGCTGAAGAATATAGGAAAGCCCTCAATAGTGCAGGGTTTTTAGCTGTTGAGATTGATGAGGTTCCTGAGGACAATTGGATTACCGTTGTAGCAAAGAAATAA
- a CDS encoding rubredoxin, with protein sequence MTEYRCNVCNVFEYDDAEGNTELGIVPGTKPEDFPDDWKCPICGADKTHQMPV encoded by the coding sequence ATGACAGAATATCGATGTAACGTATGTAATGTTTTTGAATACGATGATGCGGAAGGAAATACTGAACTGGGAATTGTCCCGGGAACAAAACCGGAAGATTTCCCTGATGACTGGAAATGTCCTATCTGTGGTGCAGACAAGACCCACCAAATGCCAGTATGA
- a CDS encoding ATP-binding protein, producing the protein MNYFENMPIRKRLIIYIVIGTFLVLIASSSLIISASTAQHEEYAYLNSVETAKKYANQFNSDMIRSHSIGKTIAYSMTVDTERDRDKANMVLREILVQNPELIGTYACFEPNAFDGKDIEYANTSAHDSTGRFIPYWNKLNGSLTLDPLQDYEEFDYYALPKSLKTDVITEPYWYDDQIIISYSTPIFSDDEFIGISGVDVSLNYLDNIVSDITIFDSGYAFLSSNKGVILTHPTEKVWIGNNSLCEFDGNVYEMSKDIEDGKSGHIETIDSTTGKEVVIYYEPLTEGNYSFVLVVPKNEMLAGVVSLRNELALFSALAIMFMGIVAFLTANTINRRIEDIVDDFEQISDSALNGNLKVRANTKIGIDLKRIPIGLNELLRNLEKSHELNEEMNNIIEHSPVTVFKWKNEKGWPVELVSENITQFGYNADDFLSKQMDYADIIHPDDVGRVEDRLGESLKRHVPNFISQYRIISKSGEIFWVEEQTLSHADQNGDTKYLHGIIVNITKRKKAEDMVIQAKLDAEATNRTKSEFLANMSHELRTPLNSIIGFSELLLEKTIGDINNKQERYISNILTGGQHLLSLINEILDISKVESGKMELHYDEFAISSMISDIVILLNPLAITNRIEIITDIDKRLSLINADKIKIKQILYNLLSNAIKFTNENGTISIEAIFDDKLMQICIKDNGIGIEKENIEKLFQPFQQIDSAASRKYQGTGLGLALVKNFVEMHGGNIWVDSEMGKGSAFTFTIPINGIEGRNNEQ; encoded by the coding sequence TTGAACTATTTCGAAAATATGCCCATCCGAAAACGACTGATCATTTACATCGTTATTGGAACATTTCTTGTGCTCATAGCATCAAGTTCACTTATTATATCAGCTTCAACAGCTCAACACGAAGAGTATGCATATTTAAATTCTGTAGAGACAGCAAAAAAATATGCCAATCAGTTCAACAGTGATATGATAAGAAGCCATAGCATTGGGAAAACAATCGCTTATTCAATGACAGTTGATACGGAGCGAGACAGAGATAAAGCAAATATGGTCCTTCGGGAAATTCTTGTTCAGAACCCGGAACTTATTGGAACATATGCCTGTTTTGAACCCAATGCATTCGATGGGAAAGATATAGAATATGCCAACACTTCTGCTCATGATTCCACAGGCAGATTTATCCCATACTGGAACAAATTAAATGGTTCCTTAACATTAGATCCTTTGCAGGACTACGAAGAATTTGATTATTACGCATTACCAAAATCATTAAAGACCGATGTGATCACTGAACCTTACTGGTACGATGATCAAATAATCATTAGCTACTCAACACCCATATTCTCTGATGACGAGTTCATAGGGATAAGTGGAGTTGATGTATCACTGAACTATCTTGACAATATCGTTAGCGACATCACCATATTTGATTCGGGTTATGCTTTTCTTAGCAGCAACAAAGGGGTGATATTGACACACCCTACCGAGAAGGTTTGGATAGGTAACAACTCCCTGTGCGAATTCGATGGCAATGTCTATGAAATGTCAAAAGATATCGAAGACGGTAAAAGTGGACACATCGAGACAATTGATTCTACTACTGGAAAAGAAGTGGTCATTTATTATGAACCATTGACAGAAGGAAACTATTCATTCGTACTTGTAGTCCCTAAAAATGAAATGCTTGCGGGAGTTGTTTCTTTAAGGAATGAACTTGCATTATTCTCAGCGCTCGCAATTATGTTTATGGGAATTGTCGCGTTCCTAACCGCCAATACGATAAACAGAAGGATCGAAGATATTGTAGATGACTTCGAACAAATATCAGATTCTGCATTGAATGGGAACCTAAAAGTCAGAGCAAATACAAAGATAGGGATCGATCTCAAAAGGATCCCAATTGGCCTGAACGAACTCCTTCGCAATCTTGAAAAGTCACACGAACTTAATGAAGAGATGAACAACATCATAGAACATAGCCCGGTAACTGTGTTCAAGTGGAAAAATGAAAAAGGCTGGCCTGTGGAGCTTGTTTCTGAGAATATAACTCAATTCGGCTACAATGCTGATGATTTTCTCTCAAAACAAATGGATTATGCAGACATAATCCATCCTGATGATGTAGGCCGTGTAGAAGACAGACTTGGAGAAAGTCTGAAAAGGCATGTTCCAAATTTCATCAGCCAATACAGGATAATATCTAAATCAGGAGAGATATTCTGGGTCGAGGAACAGACTCTTTCCCATGCCGATCAAAACGGTGATACAAAATACCTGCACGGAATAATCGTTAACATAACTAAAAGGAAAAAAGCAGAAGACATGGTAATTCAGGCTAAACTGGATGCTGAAGCCACAAACAGAACAAAAAGTGAATTCCTTGCTAACATGAGCCACGAGCTAAGGACACCCTTGAACTCTATCATCGGTTTTTCGGAACTTCTTCTAGAAAAGACCATCGGAGACATTAATAATAAACAAGAAAGATACATCAGTAATATCCTGACTGGTGGTCAGCACCTGTTAAGCCTTATCAATGAGATTCTCGACATCTCAAAAGTAGAGTCCGGAAAGATGGAACTACATTATGACGAGTTTGCGATAAGTAGCATGATATCAGATATAGTGATACTATTGAACCCACTTGCAATAACTAATAGGATTGAAATAATCACAGATATCGATAAAAGGCTTTCATTGATCAATGCAGACAAAATCAAAATAAAGCAGATACTATACAACTTATTAAGTAACGCTATTAAATTCACTAATGAGAATGGTACCATTTCCATAGAAGCGATCTTTGATGACAAACTTATGCAAATATGCATAAAGGATAATGGAATTGGAATCGAAAAGGAAAACATCGAAAAACTTTTTCAACCATTCCAGCAGATAGATTCCGCGGCTTCAAGAAAATACCAGGGCACCGGACTGGGACTTGCTCTTGTCAAGAACTTTGTTGAAATGCACGGAGGAAATATATGGGTAGATAGTGAAATGGGCAAAGGAAGTGCATTCACATTCACCATTCCAATAAATGGGATAGAAGGACGGAATAATGAACAGTAA
- a CDS encoding DUF5518 domain-containing protein — protein sequence MNIIKGALIRSICTLVLYMVPVLNALSPFFGGYVAKEGSIGGVKVGLLMTLLFAVPGVLLSGVFVALMSEIPVIGTILAGSGIIITIGIIIYTAIFGIIGGVVGGVVADDR from the coding sequence ATGAACATTATTAAAGGAGCTCTTATAAGATCTATCTGTACTTTAGTTCTTTACATGGTACCGGTCTTAAATGCACTCTCGCCGTTTTTTGGAGGATATGTGGCAAAAGAAGGTAGTATTGGCGGTGTCAAGGTTGGATTGCTTATGACCTTGTTATTTGCTGTACCTGGAGTTCTGCTCTCAGGTGTTTTTGTTGCCTTAATGTCTGAAATACCAGTAATTGGTACAATTTTAGCAGGTTCGGGTATTATTATTACAATTGGCATCATAATCTATACTGCGATCTTTGGTATCATTGGTGGTGTTGTTGGTGGTGTCGTGGCTGATGATCGATAA
- a CDS encoding lyase family protein produces MGEIEVPEDVYYGPQTVRTINNFKISRQRLPSSFIRAQAAIKLASARANLEAGKLEPEIAKAIISAASEVREGNLRTGKA; encoded by the coding sequence TTGGGGGAAATTGAGGTTCCTGAAGACGTATATTACGGACCTCAGACAGTACGGACAATTAATAATTTCAAAATAAGCAGACAGAGGCTACCATCTTCTTTTATCAGAGCACAGGCAGCCATCAAACTGGCTTCAGCACGTGCCAATCTTGAAGCCGGTAAACTTGAACCGGAGATAGCTAAAGCAATAATATCAGCAGCTTCCGAAGTAAGAGAAGGAAATCTACGCACAGGAAAAGCTTGA
- a CDS encoding Glu/Leu/Phe/Val dehydrogenase dimerization domain-containing protein: MDTPRHSFSVHFPVRMNSGKTKIFIGHRVQYNDARGPTKVKKYSTALWGVYILEAVLTKL; encoded by the coding sequence CTGGACACACCCAGACACTCATTCTCAGTTCATTTCCCAGTACGTATGAACTCAGGAAAAACAAAGATATTCATTGGACACAGAGTTCAATACAACGATGCCCGTGGCCCCACCAAAGTGAAGAAGTATTCAACAGCTCTTTGGGGTGTCTATATCCTCGAAGCAGTTCTTACTAAACTATAG
- the sfsA gene encoding DNA/RNA nuclease SfsA has translation MVRNDLVMEIPWDIEATLLSRPNRFLGIVEMDESTSSGPFQEKVHIHDPGRLEDLLYPGNRLLLRKATNPKRKTGWDVIAAKADDGWILINSIFHRRIAEWAIANKVCSCFENVLEVIPEQKFGDSRLDFLLKKSDTELWVEVKGCTLIYGNTATFPDAPTTRGKRHVGELKKALESGSEALILIIILRKDALCFKANASIDPDFAEVFKDAVNAGVQVCPLVFGYEGRELFYKGMVPLCTEEYNSI, from the coding sequence ATGGTTCGCAATGATCTGGTAATGGAGATCCCATGGGATATTGAAGCTACACTTCTGTCAAGACCTAACAGGTTTCTTGGCATCGTGGAAATGGATGAATCTACATCTTCTGGACCCTTTCAGGAGAAAGTTCATATTCATGATCCTGGCAGACTTGAGGATCTACTTTATCCCGGGAACAGGCTTCTTTTGAGAAAAGCTACCAACCCCAAACGTAAAACAGGGTGGGATGTAATTGCTGCAAAGGCTGATGATGGGTGGATATTGATAAATTCCATATTTCATCGCAGAATCGCCGAATGGGCAATAGCAAATAAGGTGTGTTCTTGTTTTGAGAATGTACTTGAGGTCATACCTGAACAGAAGTTTGGAGATAGTCGTCTGGATTTTTTGTTGAAGAAAAGTGATACTGAACTATGGGTGGAAGTAAAAGGGTGTACACTTATCTATGGTAATACTGCCACTTTTCCTGATGCTCCCACTACAAGAGGGAAAAGGCATGTGGGGGAGTTGAAGAAGGCATTGGAAAGTGGATCTGAGGCACTTATACTGATCATCATTCTCCGAAAAGATGCTTTATGTTTTAAAGCGAATGCGAGTATTGATCCTGATTTTGCAGAAGTGTTCAAGGATGCTGTAAATGCAGGGGTGCAAGTATGTCCTTTAGTATTTGGTTATGAGGGAAGGGAACTATTCTATAAGGGAATGGTTCCTTTATGCACTGAAGAATACAATTCCATTTAA